Proteins found in one Bremerella volcania genomic segment:
- the nusB gene encoding transcription antitermination factor NusB: MARRSRAREVVLQILYQEDLNPDADPRLADEFLRARLKHDENLIEFGRYLLIGTREHRKKIDMQLERFADNWSLRRMAATDRNLLRLGAFEIIYSDTPARVAINEAVELAKRFGGKHSPQFVNGLLDRILKSIQAEGSDPA; the protein is encoded by the coding sequence ATGGCAAGACGTAGTCGAGCGCGTGAAGTTGTTCTGCAAATCCTCTATCAAGAGGATCTCAACCCCGATGCGGACCCGCGTCTGGCCGACGAGTTCCTGCGTGCGCGTTTGAAGCATGACGAGAACCTGATTGAGTTCGGTCGATACCTGCTGATCGGGACTCGCGAACATCGCAAGAAGATCGACATGCAGTTGGAACGCTTCGCCGACAACTGGAGCCTCCGCCGCATGGCGGCGACCGATCGTAACCTGTTGCGGCTGGGTGCGTTCGAGATCATCTACTCGGACACGCCGGCCCGCGTGGCGATTAACGAAGCGGTCGAACTGGCCAAACGCTTCGGCGGCAAGCACAGTCCGCAGTTCGTCAACGGCCTCTTGGACCGCATTCTCAAAAGCATCCAGGCCGAAGGTAGCGACCCAGCTTAA
- a CDS encoding IS110 family RNA-guided transposase, which translates to MFIGIDVSKDKLDVAIGDAVRQWPNTPEGHQQIVQELKSLSIDGVVLEGTGGYEKAIVGELGAALLPVAVVNPRQVRNYARATGKLAKTDEIDACILAEFGQAVRLTFRPIPSKEQLRLQQQIARRRQLIGMLTAEKNRLQQSDDKLVQRSIKAVIRTLQSQLDQLDGDLQQTIQQTPVWRTKDDLLKSVPGIGPHTSLSLLAELPELGSCSRHQIAALAGVAPINRDSGKFRGVRTTWGGRTTVRSALYMATLSAIRHNPKIKPYYRRLRDAGKRAKVAIVACMRKLLCILNAMLREQKTWQTTPQTA; encoded by the coding sequence ATGTTTATTGGAATTGATGTCTCGAAAGACAAACTTGATGTTGCGATCGGTGACGCCGTACGGCAATGGCCCAACACGCCGGAAGGCCATCAACAAATTGTTCAAGAGCTGAAGTCGCTCTCGATTGACGGAGTCGTTCTGGAAGGCACTGGTGGATACGAGAAAGCCATCGTTGGTGAACTGGGCGCCGCATTACTTCCGGTGGCAGTCGTCAATCCACGGCAAGTACGAAACTACGCTCGCGCGACCGGCAAGTTGGCCAAGACCGACGAGATTGACGCGTGCATCCTGGCCGAGTTTGGCCAAGCCGTTCGCCTCACGTTTCGGCCGATTCCCAGTAAAGAACAGCTGCGTTTGCAGCAGCAAATCGCTCGTCGACGACAATTGATTGGCATGCTGACGGCGGAGAAGAACCGCCTCCAACAGTCGGATGACAAGCTTGTCCAGCGCAGCATTAAGGCCGTGATTCGAACGCTCCAAAGTCAGCTCGATCAACTAGATGGCGACCTCCAGCAAACCATTCAGCAGACGCCTGTTTGGCGAACCAAAGACGATCTGCTCAAAAGTGTTCCTGGCATCGGTCCCCATACTTCACTGTCTCTCTTGGCGGAACTTCCCGAACTTGGCAGCTGCTCGCGGCATCAAATCGCGGCGTTGGCAGGCGTGGCCCCGATCAATCGCGACAGCGGCAAGTTCCGCGGAGTGCGCACCACGTGGGGAGGGCGTACGACCGTTCGCTCCGCGCTCTACATGGCGACGCTCTCAGCGATCCGCCACAATCCCAAGATTAAACCGTATTACCGTCGACTGCGAGACGCCGGAAAGCGTGCGAAAGTTGCCATCGTGGCGTGCATGAGAAAGCTACTGTGCATCCTCAACGCCATGCTTCGAGAACAAAAAACATGGCAGACCACGCCCCAAACGGCTTGA
- the ribH gene encoding 6,7-dimethyl-8-ribityllumazine synthase, producing the protein MPNIYSGTDYRPTSDRVAIVVSTYNNSITNKLLTGSLQTLESRGISEADIDVAKVPGAWEIPLAAAVMARSGKYTAVICLGCVIRGETTHDVHINTQVSQTLGNLALECQIPVSFGVLTCNTVEQAISRSGGAVGNKGVEAAEAALEMMGLLRNLPESKP; encoded by the coding sequence GTGCCGAACATTTACTCCGGAACCGATTACCGTCCGACCAGCGATCGCGTGGCGATTGTCGTTTCGACCTACAACAACTCGATCACCAACAAGCTGTTGACCGGTTCGCTGCAAACGTTGGAAAGCCGTGGCATTTCCGAGGCCGACATCGACGTGGCCAAGGTGCCTGGGGCCTGGGAAATTCCGCTGGCTGCCGCGGTGATGGCTCGCAGTGGTAAGTACACGGCCGTCATTTGCCTTGGATGTGTCATCCGGGGGGAAACGACGCACGACGTGCACATCAACACCCAGGTCAGCCAGACGCTGGGTAACTTGGCGCTTGAGTGTCAAATTCCTGTTTCCTTTGGCGTGTTGACCTGTAACACAGTCGAACAAGCGATCAGCCGATCTGGGGGAGCCGTCGGCAATAAGGGTGTCGAGGCAGCCGAAGCAGCCCTGGAAATGATGGGACTTCTGCGAAATCTGCCTGAGTCGAAACCCTGA
- a CDS encoding M20 family metallopeptidase, which produces MDVVELTQRLVQIPSVNPMGHKVDQPEIQFEHRLGDLLEQIFEEIGVEYERIEVAPQRDNVIACLPGTSDKIIVLEAHQDTVPVEGMTVDPFGGTRIENRIYGRGSCDVKGGMAMCLAVLSRLKENPGENLPTVLVACTVNEECGFTGARHLASTWKDGKSNLISRKPDAVFVAEPTSMNVVVSHKGVIRWRCHALGQAAHSSKPSVGDNAIYRMANVLNIIREYEQTVLANAPEQGPLGPPTISVGTITGGVSVNTVPDCCTIEIDRRVLPGESQEEVRQEVIDFIAAKIDDPEKVQHDPPYMSSPGLPLAESNQALASHIADVAKEFGVTSEFMQVAYGTDSPAFFAIGVPSVVFGPGSLAQAHTKDEFIEIEQLHQATDILEAVCRKFG; this is translated from the coding sequence ATGGATGTCGTGGAGCTGACGCAGCGACTCGTTCAGATTCCCAGCGTCAACCCGATGGGGCACAAAGTCGATCAGCCTGAGATCCAATTCGAGCATCGCCTGGGCGATCTACTGGAGCAAATCTTCGAGGAGATCGGCGTCGAGTACGAACGGATCGAAGTCGCTCCGCAGCGAGACAACGTCATCGCCTGCCTGCCGGGCACATCCGACAAGATCATCGTACTGGAAGCCCACCAAGATACTGTCCCGGTTGAAGGGATGACGGTCGATCCATTCGGCGGCACCCGCATCGAAAACCGCATCTACGGTCGCGGTTCGTGCGATGTGAAGGGAGGCATGGCGATGTGCCTGGCCGTTCTGTCGCGGCTGAAGGAGAACCCAGGCGAGAACCTGCCCACCGTGCTGGTCGCTTGTACCGTCAACGAAGAGTGCGGCTTCACCGGTGCCCGGCACCTGGCCAGCACCTGGAAAGATGGCAAATCGAATTTGATTTCGCGCAAGCCGGATGCTGTCTTCGTCGCAGAACCAACGTCGATGAACGTCGTCGTATCGCACAAAGGGGTCATTCGCTGGCGATGCCACGCCCTGGGCCAGGCCGCCCATAGCAGCAAACCTTCGGTCGGCGACAACGCCATCTACCGCATGGCCAACGTCCTGAACATCATTCGCGAGTACGAACAAACCGTTCTGGCGAATGCTCCCGAGCAAGGTCCGCTGGGCCCACCGACGATCAGCGTCGGCACGATTACCGGGGGCGTGAGCGTGAACACAGTGCCGGATTGCTGCACGATCGAGATCGATCGCCGCGTTCTGCCGGGCGAATCGCAAGAGGAAGTCCGCCAGGAGGTGATCGACTTCATCGCCGCCAAGATCGACGACCCCGAGAAAGTCCAGCACGATCCGCCGTACATGAGTTCGCCAGGCTTGCCGCTGGCCGAATCGAACCAGGCGCTGGCCAGCCACATTGCCGACGTCGCGAAAGAGTTCGGCGTCACCAGCGAGTTCATGCAGGTAGCCTACGGAACCGACTCGCCGGCCTTCTTCGCGATAGGCGTCCCCTCGGTCGTCTTCGGCCCCGGCTCCCTCGCCCAGGCCCACACCAAAGACGAGTTCATCGAGATCGAGCAGTTACACCAAGCCACCGACATCCTGGAAGCCGTCTGCCGCAAGTTCGGCTGA
- the coaE gene encoding dephospho-CoA kinase (Dephospho-CoA kinase (CoaE) performs the final step in coenzyme A biosynthesis.), with product MKTIGILGGIASGKSAATEALRTLGAVVFDADKAGHRVLEMPEVKEEIRARFSSAVFDDQGNVLRPKIAELVFGDSDQHRQALADLEKISHPRIGQQLEAALHAAEVAGAPAFVVDAPVMIKVGWIRHCDYVLYVDASREKRLERALARNWTKNEFDIREAAQEKLEVKRKLADIEIPNDDDLSQLQAAIRSFWDRYIAPPPGPRGNPR from the coding sequence ATGAAAACGATCGGAATCCTGGGTGGTATCGCATCCGGCAAGAGCGCCGCGACCGAGGCTTTGCGCACGCTGGGAGCCGTTGTGTTCGATGCCGATAAGGCCGGGCATCGCGTTCTGGAGATGCCGGAGGTGAAGGAGGAGATCCGAGCGAGGTTTTCTTCGGCCGTATTCGACGATCAAGGGAACGTTTTAAGGCCAAAAATCGCCGAGCTGGTTTTTGGCGACTCCGACCAGCATCGCCAGGCCCTGGCCGACCTCGAGAAGATCTCGCATCCGCGGATCGGCCAGCAACTGGAAGCGGCCCTCCACGCAGCGGAAGTCGCTGGGGCACCGGCATTTGTGGTCGATGCTCCGGTGATGATCAAGGTCGGCTGGATACGCCATTGTGACTATGTTCTTTATGTGGATGCCTCGCGCGAAAAACGCCTGGAAAGGGCTCTTGCGCGAAACTGGACAAAAAATGAGTTTGACATTCGTGAGGCCGCGCAGGAAAAATTAGAAGTCAAACGAAAGCTCGCTGATATCGAGATCCCCAACGACGACGACTTATCCCAGCTTCAAGCAGCGATCCGATCCTTTTGGGATCGGTACATTGCTCCCCCGCCAGGGCCTCGCGGGAATCCGCGTTAA
- the ftsY gene encoding signal recognition particle-docking protein FtsY, with the protein MGIFGFGKKKDDAETTSPEGTPEKEAGFFGRLGQGLEKTRRLLNTDIRDLFKAEGRLVDEELLDEIFAILIRTDMGAGPANQIKDRIAHDFRGRVVHTEDILKNIQDELSGLMQQDKEPIRMAAEGPTVILVVGVNGAGKTTSIAKLTRWFIDQGNSVVLGAGDTFRAAASEQLSIWAERLGATIVRGEAGSDPASVAFRAVDEGINQNADVVIIDTAGRLQTQKNLMTQLDKMRRVISKKIEAAPHEVLLVLDATAGQNGISQAKGFSEAAQCTGIVLTKLDGTAKGGVVVPIRKEFQLPVKFIGVGEKPEDLTRFDPEAFCNALFATS; encoded by the coding sequence ATGGGCATTTTCGGATTCGGTAAGAAGAAAGACGACGCGGAGACGACCTCACCAGAAGGTACTCCCGAAAAGGAAGCAGGCTTCTTTGGCCGTCTGGGGCAAGGTCTCGAGAAGACGCGCCGCCTGCTCAACACCGACATCCGCGACCTCTTCAAAGCGGAAGGACGCCTGGTTGACGAAGAACTGCTTGACGAGATCTTCGCGATTCTGATTCGTACCGATATGGGGGCCGGCCCCGCCAACCAGATCAAAGATCGCATTGCCCATGACTTCCGCGGCCGCGTCGTCCATACCGAGGACATCCTGAAGAACATCCAGGACGAACTCTCCGGCCTGATGCAGCAGGACAAAGAGCCGATCCGCATGGCCGCCGAAGGTCCGACGGTGATTCTGGTGGTTGGCGTCAATGGTGCCGGTAAGACCACCTCCATCGCCAAGTTAACGCGCTGGTTCATCGATCAAGGAAACTCCGTGGTTCTGGGGGCTGGCGATACGTTCCGTGCCGCGGCCTCCGAGCAGCTTTCGATCTGGGCCGAACGGCTCGGCGCGACGATCGTCCGCGGCGAGGCAGGCAGCGACCCGGCCAGCGTCGCGTTTCGTGCGGTCGACGAAGGAATCAATCAAAACGCCGATGTGGTGATCATCGATACGGCCGGCCGTTTGCAAACGCAGAAGAACCTGATGACGCAGTTGGACAAAATGCGCCGCGTCATCAGCAAGAAGATCGAAGCAGCTCCGCACGAGGTGCTGCTCGTCCTGGATGCCACCGCCGGTCAAAACGGGATCAGCCAGGCCAAGGGCTTCTCGGAAGCAGCCCAGTGCACCGGCATCGTGCTGACCAAGCTCGACGGAACCGCCAAGGGTGGTGTCGTGGTGCCGATCCGCAAGGAATTCCAGCTCCCGGTCAAGTTTATTGGCGTGGGTGAAAAGCCGGAAGACCTGACGCGGTTCGATCCCGAAGCATTCTGCAACGCGCTGTTTGCCACGAGCTAG
- a CDS encoding metalloprotease, producing the protein MFLTEPNQTPYDLHFSLFNVPIRVHPLFWLVSLLMGFNGGDPKTVLLWVAAVFVSILVHEMGHALVIQWYGWSPSVVLYSFGGLAIHNPHVQSNFGPGRGRRNQWTQIIISLAGPGAGFLLAGLIVAVTWGTGIAHFEVFTFGETLIPNGYMLIPGERLAQYPYVTTLLMQMLYINIFWGLVNLLPIWPLDGGKISRELFQMADGGMAIRNSLILSLICAIGMALWGFQSGSRFIPIFFAFMAIQNYQDMSGPNRTGGNPW; encoded by the coding sequence ATGTTCCTGACCGAACCGAATCAAACTCCCTACGATCTCCACTTCTCGTTGTTCAACGTCCCCATCCGCGTCCATCCGTTGTTTTGGTTGGTCTCGCTGCTGATGGGATTCAACGGAGGAGATCCCAAGACAGTCCTTTTATGGGTCGCGGCGGTCTTCGTTTCCATCCTGGTGCACGAGATGGGACACGCATTGGTCATTCAATGGTACGGCTGGTCCCCCAGTGTCGTGCTTTACTCTTTTGGTGGATTGGCCATCCATAACCCGCATGTTCAATCAAACTTCGGTCCTGGGCGGGGGAGGCGAAACCAGTGGACGCAAATCATCATCAGCCTGGCCGGCCCCGGGGCAGGCTTCCTGCTGGCAGGACTGATCGTGGCGGTGACGTGGGGCACGGGAATTGCTCATTTTGAGGTATTCACCTTTGGCGAGACCTTAATTCCCAACGGATACATGTTGATCCCCGGCGAACGATTGGCCCAATATCCCTACGTGACGACTCTTTTAATGCAGATGCTGTACATCAACATCTTCTGGGGCCTGGTCAACCTGCTGCCAATATGGCCGCTGGATGGAGGCAAGATTTCTCGCGAACTGTTTCAAATGGCGGACGGCGGGATGGCCATTCGCAACTCGCTGATCCTTTCCCTGATTTGCGCCATTGGAATGGCGCTGTGGGGTTTTCAAAGTGGTAGCCGCTTCATTCCGATCTTCTTTGCGTTCATGGCCATTCAAAACTATCAGGACATGAGCGGACCCAATCGAACCGGAGGCAACCCTTGGTAA
- a CDS encoding sigma 54-interacting transcriptional regulator, with product MPSTPRKPTTFLIQAFDLSAWPVVLFGEGNTVRYLNAAAEKTLGISRDELLEQTARYHGLGQLPKALQQVSDLCPASNVWLGEVATRDITLASGVDAAETSWRGVFTPITDAPDTESIALVRNVVVMLAPPDKFPHWGPLQPQEEIHATLQALRHEYRGRYSVSHLVGISTAMIRVRRLVDLASQSRVPVLVIGEQGTGREQVARTICYASNPGHAGPVITIEGQLMDAEIMQTTIRAFANRCQDDEDAGHASLVLLNADKLDLGAQTELLHLLDLIGVDLRILSTSEESLLELARRGQFREDLAFRISTLEIELPPLCDRPEDIPYIAQAVVEELNIPSDRQLQSISAEAIDRLQQQEWPGNIDQLNEMLTAAHQTASGFTLDVTDFPSVVSRAPHKKIEAKEPESIDLDAALEAYEREILVRTLKAAKGNKTQAANMLSISRARLHRRIEQWGLE from the coding sequence GTGCCATCGACTCCTCGTAAACCGACGACGTTTCTGATCCAGGCGTTCGACCTTTCGGCTTGGCCGGTCGTTTTGTTTGGGGAAGGGAATACGGTTCGTTACTTGAACGCCGCCGCCGAGAAGACGCTGGGGATCTCGCGCGACGAACTGTTAGAACAAACGGCCCGGTACCATGGTTTGGGGCAATTGCCCAAGGCCCTGCAGCAAGTCTCCGACCTATGTCCCGCTTCCAACGTGTGGTTGGGGGAAGTGGCTACCCGCGACATCACGCTGGCTTCCGGCGTGGATGCCGCCGAAACGAGTTGGCGGGGTGTCTTCACACCGATCACCGACGCGCCGGACACGGAATCGATAGCGTTGGTTCGCAACGTGGTGGTGATGCTCGCCCCGCCTGATAAGTTTCCGCACTGGGGGCCGCTGCAGCCGCAGGAAGAGATTCACGCCACGCTGCAGGCACTGCGCCATGAGTATCGCGGTCGTTATTCCGTCAGTCACCTGGTGGGAATCAGCACGGCGATGATTCGCGTGCGGCGGCTGGTCGACCTGGCTTCGCAGTCGCGCGTGCCGGTGTTGGTGATCGGCGAGCAAGGAACCGGACGCGAGCAGGTCGCTCGCACCATTTGTTATGCTTCCAACCCTGGTCACGCAGGCCCGGTGATTACCATTGAAGGGCAACTGATGGACGCCGAGATCATGCAGACCACGATTCGCGCGTTTGCCAACCGCTGCCAAGATGACGAAGACGCCGGTCACGCGTCGCTGGTGCTGTTGAACGCCGATAAACTGGACCTGGGCGCGCAAACGGAACTGTTGCACCTGTTGGATTTAATTGGGGTCGACCTACGGATCCTATCAACGTCCGAAGAGTCATTGCTCGAGCTTGCGCGACGTGGGCAATTTCGCGAAGACCTCGCGTTTCGGATTTCAACCTTAGAGATTGAACTGCCGCCGCTGTGCGATCGACCGGAAGACATTCCCTACATCGCCCAGGCTGTGGTGGAAGAACTGAACATTCCATCCGATCGACAGCTGCAATCGATCTCGGCCGAGGCGATTGATCGTTTGCAGCAACAAGAGTGGCCTGGGAATATCGATCAGCTGAACGAGATGCTGACGGCGGCCCATCAAACGGCCAGCGGGTTTACGCTGGATGTGACCGACTTCCCGTCAGTTGTCTCGCGGGCACCCCACAAGAAGATCGAAGCGAAGGAGCCGGAGTCGATCGATCTGGACGCTGCCCTGGAAGCATACGAGCGCGAGATTCTAGTGCGAACGCTCAAAGCGGCCAAGGGAAACAAGACTCAGGCCGCCAACATGCTCAGCATATCGCGGGCTCGGCTGCATCGCCGGATCGAACAGTGGGGGCTCGAATGA
- a CDS encoding calmodulin-binding protein has protein sequence MFRRIVFGLIIAASMSVTFSSAEAGDQAFSRVWGGTYGSYDWERFYHYPYVYYPQNFQGAEYYRSRESLYYRYPTEMRIPVYNEQWQNPYPNGRLYHSGHHFLLDVF, from the coding sequence ATGTTTCGACGCATCGTATTTGGTCTGATCATTGCCGCTTCGATGTCGGTTACTTTCTCCAGCGCCGAAGCTGGCGACCAAGCATTCAGCCGCGTTTGGGGCGGAACGTACGGTAGCTACGACTGGGAACGTTTCTATCACTATCCCTACGTCTACTATCCCCAGAACTTCCAGGGCGCTGAGTACTATCGCAGCCGCGAGAGCCTGTACTACCGCTATCCGACCGAAATGCGGATTCCGGTTTACAACGAACAGTGGCAGAACCCGTATCCCAACGGCCGTCTGTATCACTCCGGCCACCACTTCCTGCTGGACGTGTTTTAA
- the rho gene encoding transcription termination factor Rho: MPETSEAASDQANHSMPNSPQPSDSSSNHASDGHRSSRGSNRRNNNSYDDGPEPMSLAEQIARGKHRGDQGEDDEQFEQLKHSEVHIAELQKMSMQELIEEARKENLEDVSGSRRQDLIFRILKERVKMSGLMYGEGTLEILPDGFGFLRSPDYHYLSCPDDIYVSPSQIRRFGLKTGNIVTGQIRPPKENERYFALLRVEAVNYQDPNVAAQKVFFDDLTPLHPDDRIRMETTPEEFSGRIIDLIVPIGFGQRGLIVSPPRAGKTIMMQNMAKAVLTNYPEAYCIMLLIDERPEEVTDMERQVKGPNCEVISSTFDEPPSRHVQVAEMVIEKAKRMVEFGTDVVIFLDSITRLARAWNSECPPSGKLLSGGLDANALQRPKRFLGSARKVEEGGSLTIIATALVDTGSRMDDVIFEEFKGTGNQEIVLDRRMVDRRIYPAIDINASGTRREEMLMDPEEYRRVCILRRVLNEMNPPDAMEFLLGHMSKNKTNAEFLMSMNVQ; the protein is encoded by the coding sequence ATGCCGGAAACCAGTGAGGCTGCCTCGGATCAAGCCAATCATTCCATGCCCAACTCGCCCCAACCCTCTGACTCTTCCTCGAACCACGCATCGGACGGGCATCGTTCGTCACGCGGTTCGAACCGACGCAACAACAACAGCTACGACGATGGCCCCGAGCCGATGTCGCTGGCCGAGCAGATCGCTCGCGGCAAACATCGTGGTGATCAAGGGGAAGACGACGAGCAGTTCGAGCAGCTCAAGCACAGCGAAGTGCATATCGCCGAGCTGCAGAAAATGTCGATGCAGGAACTGATCGAAGAGGCCCGCAAGGAGAACCTCGAAGACGTTTCCGGCTCGCGCCGCCAAGACCTGATCTTCCGCATCCTGAAGGAACGCGTGAAGATGTCGGGCCTGATGTACGGCGAAGGGACGCTCGAAATCCTGCCTGACGGCTTCGGATTCTTGCGTAGCCCCGACTATCACTACCTGTCGTGCCCGGACGATATCTACGTCTCCCCCAGCCAGATCCGCCGATTTGGTTTGAAGACGGGCAACATCGTCACCGGGCAGATCCGTCCACCCAAGGAAAACGAACGCTACTTCGCGCTCTTGCGCGTCGAAGCGGTCAACTATCAAGACCCGAACGTCGCCGCCCAGAAGGTCTTCTTCGACGACCTCACGCCGCTGCACCCGGACGATCGGATCCGGATGGAAACGACGCCGGAAGAGTTCAGCGGCCGCATCATCGACTTGATCGTGCCGATCGGTTTCGGTCAGCGTGGTCTGATCGTCAGCCCCCCGCGGGCCGGTAAGACGATCATGATGCAAAACATGGCCAAGGCGGTTCTGACGAACTACCCCGAGGCCTACTGCATTATGCTGCTGATCGACGAACGTCCCGAAGAAGTCACCGACATGGAGCGGCAGGTCAAAGGACCCAACTGCGAAGTGATCAGCTCGACCTTCGACGAGCCGCCGTCGCGTCACGTTCAAGTGGCCGAAATGGTCATCGAAAAGGCCAAGCGAATGGTCGAATTCGGGACCGACGTGGTTATCTTCCTCGACTCGATCACGCGTCTGGCAAGGGCCTGGAATAGCGAATGCCCTCCTTCGGGCAAGCTCCTTTCCGGTGGTCTGGATGCTAACGCCTTGCAGCGTCCCAAACGCTTCCTCGGTTCGGCCCGTAAGGTCGAAGAGGGGGGCTCGCTGACGATCATCGCGACGGCCCTGGTCGACACCGGCAGCCGCATGGACGACGTGATCTTCGAGGAATTCAAAGGAACCGGTAACCAGGAAATCGTGCTCGATCGCCGCATGGTCGATCGTCGTATCTACCCAGCCATCGACATCAACGCCAGCGGTACCCGCCGCGAAGAGATGCTGATGGATCCGGAAGAATACCGCCGCGTCTGCATCCTGCGTCGCGTGCTCAACGAAATGAACCCGCCCGACGCCATGGAGTTCCTGCTTGGTCACATGAGCAAGAACAAAACCAACGCTGAATTTCTCATGAGCATGAATGTGCAGTAG
- a CDS encoding Mrp/NBP35 family ATP-binding protein — MADVQQVIKALEGIKDPYCGRSITTTDQVKEVDVNGTTASFILELTTHSAPLWEETKERVKQHVLKEVPELKEVNVQLREHQRKIEPIGQIGLTARSVIAVGSGKGGVGKSTVASCLAYALKKSGAKVGLMDADIYGPSIPHLLGVGGRPEVIEKRIQPKEVDGMKVISMGLIVEPGEAVIWRGPMLHGAVTQFLRDTDWGPLDYLIIDMPPGTGDIALTLSQLLPLTGSVVVCTPQEVALLDAIKAVAMFRKVKIPVLGMVENMSGFVCPDTGKQWDIFGRGGAQRKAQELDVPFLGDVPITMSIRQQGDAGKTSDVLQNEVTAPRFEQLAYNLVKQLADSAAEKPPIPSLTVL; from the coding sequence ATGGCTGATGTCCAACAAGTCATCAAAGCCCTTGAAGGTATCAAAGACCCTTATTGCGGTCGTTCGATCACCACCACCGACCAGGTCAAAGAAGTCGACGTCAACGGCACGACGGCATCGTTCATTCTAGAGTTGACCACGCATAGTGCTCCGCTGTGGGAAGAAACGAAAGAGCGGGTCAAACAACACGTGCTGAAAGAGGTGCCTGAGCTGAAGGAAGTGAACGTTCAATTGCGGGAGCATCAGCGCAAGATCGAACCGATCGGTCAGATTGGTTTAACGGCACGCAGCGTGATTGCGGTCGGTTCCGGCAAAGGGGGCGTTGGCAAAAGCACCGTTGCATCGTGCCTGGCGTACGCTTTGAAGAAGTCGGGCGCGAAGGTTGGCTTGATGGATGCCGACATCTACGGACCTAGCATTCCGCATCTGTTGGGCGTTGGTGGTCGTCCGGAGGTAATCGAGAAACGAATCCAACCAAAAGAAGTCGACGGGATGAAGGTCATCTCGATGGGCTTGATCGTGGAGCCGGGAGAAGCGGTGATCTGGCGCGGTCCAATGCTGCACGGCGCGGTCACGCAGTTTCTACGCGATACCGATTGGGGACCGCTCGATTACTTGATCATCGATATGCCACCAGGCACCGGTGACATTGCTTTAACGCTCAGCCAGTTGTTGCCGCTGACCGGCAGCGTGGTGGTTTGCACGCCGCAAGAGGTTGCCTTGTTGGATGCGATCAAAGCGGTGGCCATGTTCCGGAAGGTGAAGATCCCGGTGCTGGGGATGGTCGAGAACATGAGCGGCTTCGTCTGCCCCGACACCGGCAAGCAGTGGGACATCTTCGGACGTGGTGGTGCCCAGCGGAAAGCGCAGGAACTGGACGTCCCATTCCTGGGCGACGTGCCGATTACGATGTCGATTCGCCAGCAGGGGGACGCCGGAAAGACGAGTGACGTCCTGCAGAATGAAGTCACCGCCCCGAGGTTCGAGCAGCTGGCCTATAACCTGGTCAAGCAGTTGGCCGATTCGGCCGCCGAAAAGCCGCCGATCCCTTCGCTAACTGTATTGTAG
- a CDS encoding 3-keto-disaccharide hydrolase has protein sequence MNRLWITLPCLTLMLLAAGTAVAENDEKFVPLFNGENLDGWVQNGGEAKYTVEDGVIIGTSVPKTPNSFLCTKKMYGDFILEVEYMVDPLLNSGIQIRSNVYDEPKTYKTDAGKEVKVAAGRVHGYQVEIDPSDRAWSGGIYDEGRRGWLFNLKDKPEAQKAFKQNEWNKYRIECRGDSIKTWINGVPAADLTDDMTSEGFIALQVHGVGGDEKKVGKQIKWRNVKILELED, from the coding sequence ATGAACCGACTTTGGATCACCCTCCCCTGCTTGACCCTGATGCTTCTGGCCGCCGGGACCGCGGTTGCCGAGAACGATGAGAAATTCGTTCCGCTGTTCAACGGCGAAAACCTGGATGGCTGGGTTCAAAATGGCGGCGAGGCCAAGTACACCGTGGAAGACGGTGTGATCATTGGTACTTCGGTCCCTAAGACCCCCAACAGTTTCCTGTGCACGAAAAAGATGTACGGCGACTTTATTCTGGAAGTGGAATACATGGTCGACCCGCTGCTCAACTCCGGCATCCAGATTCGGAGCAACGTTTACGACGAACCAAAGACCTATAAGACCGACGCAGGCAAAGAAGTGAAGGTCGCTGCCGGTCGCGTGCATGGTTACCAGGTCGAAATCGATCCTTCCGATCGCGCTTGGAGCGGTGGCATCTACGATGAAGGACGTCGTGGTTGGTTGTTCAACCTGAAAGACAAGCCCGAAGCCCAAAAGGCCTTCAAGCAAAACGAATGGAATAAGTACCGCATCGAATGCCGCGGCGACTCGATCAAGACTTGGATCAACGGCGTGCCTGCCGCCGACCTGACCGACGACATGACCTCGGAAGGTTTCATTGCCCTGCAAGTGCATGGCGTGGGTGGCGACGAAAAGAAAGTCGGCAAGCAGATCAAGTGGCGCAATGTGAAGATCCTCGAACTGGAAGACTAG